One genomic segment of Mustelus asterias chromosome 26, sMusAst1.hap1.1, whole genome shotgun sequence includes these proteins:
- the LOC144479543 gene encoding uncharacterized protein LOC144479543 isoform X2, whose translation MEEDIFKSVEEDLADAIQEIVPQEEPQLKQVTSQKVTVEKIQAKQIAEEDPWSQITLNRCIVVAAAIVVFSMGVQLIVGVFEVDDVLVYSDRDLLDDEDLKLAERTILEDQVLITQTEKAISELEKKLPPQTPVKTDLKKARTTLKGKAGGGKVEAADKKQISAYIKEIKSIKSGYKPRDKDSETRSSKDRKDHRPEFEKNEDKHFKTEEKHRSHQGYQVQHIKDGDDRKISKGKEEGCDKGSKFNQLSFLRRQEKNAKQGTYNKHQGHYKDFEKHKYFIKQDDNKNHGFKVQKEYSKYRVFKHSKHYGGEKVYKKAGMGKHFGKNKFKESRKHN comes from the exons TGACGTCGCAAAAAGTGACAGTCGAAAAGATTCAAGCGAAGCAGATCGCTGAAGAGGACCCTTGGTcacaaatcaccttaaatcggtGCATCGTAGTAGCTGCAGCAATCGTCGTGTTCAGTATGGGTGTTCAGCTGATTGTGG GTGTCTTTGAAGTCGATGATGTATTGGTGTATTCTGACAGAGACCTTCTTGATGACGAAGATTTGAAATTG GCAGAAAGGACTATCCTCGAGGATCAGGTACTGATTACACAAACTGAGAAAGCCATCAGTGAACTTGAGAAGAAGCTTCCCCCTCAAACTCCTGTCAAAACAGATTTGAAAAAGGCACGTACCACACTGAAGGGCAAGGCAGGAGGCGGCAAGGTTGAGGCAGCTGACAAAAAGCAGATCTCTGCCTACATCAAGGAGATCAAAAGCATAAAAAGTGGCTACAAGCCAAGAGATAAAGACTCAGAAACCAGGTCCAGTAAGGACAGGAAAGATCACAGGCCCGAATTTGAAAAGAACGAAGATAAGCACTTCAAAACGGAGGAAAAACATAGGAGCCACCAGGGCTACCAAGTGCAACACATCAAAGATGGAGATGACAGGAAGATTTCCAAGGGCAAAGAGGAGGGATGCGATAAGGGGAGTAAATTTAATCAGCTCAGTTTTCTAAGAAGACAGGAGAAAAATGCTAAACAAGGAACGTACAACAAACACCAAGGCCATTATAAAGACTTTGAGAAGCACAAGTATTTCATTAAGCAGGATGACAACAAAAACCATGGTTTTAAAGTGCAGAAAGAATATAGTAAGTACAGAGTGTTCAAACACAGTAAACATTACGGAGGCGAAAAAGTTTATAAGAAGGCTGGCATGGGAAAGCATTTTGGTAAAAATAAATTCAAGGAAAGTAGAAAACACAACTAG
- the amh gene encoding muellerian-inhibiting factor — MVLDYSADQRSRPVLHLDKQTIESLPHQSLNISNAYVLELLVQSDEPLIFLLSENAENFLKQMTENENGGETKRKMQQLLTTKLQNTIGRVLEIPIFQNEKVLTKLAHLLNECNYPFPLPHFPQVSVSPQDSPKKRNHTRKTYYSFLLLKTLQAAKTFWDKRQKLFRQNRSATNRSICKLEELSIDFDRLSYDWILVPKLYNIHNCVGSCRIPLLGNVSNHVVLLIKMQEQGLPTKREPCCVPVEYSELLLAVVNDESSMITVYKNMVAEECKCR, encoded by the coding sequence ATGGTGTTAGATTATTCCGCCGACCAGCGCTCCAGGCCTGTCCTCCACCTCGACAAACAAACCATCGAGAGCCTTCCCCACCAGTCACTAAATATTTCCAACGCCTACGTCTTGGAGCTCTTGGTGCAGTCAGATGAGCCGTTGATATTTTTACTGTCGGAGAACGCTGAGAACTTTCTGAAGCAAATGACAGAAAACGAGAACGGCGGCGAAACCAAGAGAAAGATGCAGCAACTTCTCACCACGAAGCTTCAGAACACAATCGGAAGAGTACTGGAGATCCCTATCTTTCAGAACGAGAAGGTTTTGACAAAATTGGCCCACTTACTGAATGAGTGCAATTACCCCTTCCCCCTGCCTCACTTCCCTCAGGTCAGTGTCTCGCCACAGGACAGCCCGAAGAAAAGGAACCACACGCGCAAGACGTATTACTCGTTTCTGCTACTGAAGACATTACAGGCGGCGAAGACGTTTTGGGATAAGAGGCAAAAGCTTTTCAGGCAAAACAGGAGCGCGACCAACCGGTCAATCTGTAAACTGGAGGAGCTCAGCATCGACTTTGACCGTTTGTCCTATGACTGGATTTTGGTTCCAAAACTGTACAATATACACAATTGTGTCGGCTCCTGCAGAATTCCCTTACTGGGGAATGTGTCTAATCATGTTGTCTTACTCATCAAAATGCAAGAGCAAGGACTTCCCACAAAGCGAGAGCCATGCTGTGTCCCGGTGGAGTATTCCGAACTCCTCCTGGCTGTTGTCAATGATGAAAGCAGCATGATCACCGTGTACAAGAACATGGTGGCTGAAGAATGTAAGTGTAGatga